From a region of the Danaus plexippus chromosome 8, MEX_DaPlex, whole genome shotgun sequence genome:
- the LOC116772130 gene encoding pupal cuticle protein 20-like isoform X2, with amino-acid sequence MMKLVVFVSLLAAVNCATLDHLLGYNAGGAGAAPFRFENVNNGDGSYSFSYDTPNGISARESGSPRAPGPEGPAVTAEGAFSYRAPDGQQISLTYTADENGFHPSGSHLPTPPPIPEAILRSLEYNRQNPSNEGSYNGRRSYY; translated from the exons ATGATGAAACTg GTAGTGTTTGTATCTCTTCTGGCTGCAGTTAACTGTGCTACACTTGACCATCTCCTGGGATATAATGCAGGCGGCGCCGGTGCCGCGCCTTTCCGTTTTGAAAATGTCAACAACGGGGACGGTTCTTATAGCTTTAG cTATGATACTCCAAATGGAATCTCCGCGCGTGAGAGCGGTTCTCCTAGAGCCCCAGGTCCCGAGGGCCCTGCAGTGACAGCCGAGGGGGCCTTCTCATATCGAGCCCCTGATGGCCAGCAGATATCTCTTACATACACAGCTGATGAAAACGGCTTTCATCCATCGGGCTCTCATCTTCCAACGCCGCCTCCTATACCAGAAGCTATCTTACGCTCCCTCGAGTACAACAGACAAAACCCATC gaACGAAGGTTCTTACAACGGACGCCGTAGCTACTACTAA
- the LOC116774496 gene encoding pupal cuticle protein 20-like: protein MSSVTISLLSVVIALASCGRLEPQYLPPRPGGGNAGLGGLGGAGGGGGGGGNSGLGGGSGFGGGGGFGGGSGFGGGSGSGANIPILSYTNENNGDGTYRFSYETGNGISAQESGAPRAPGPEGPAVTAEGAFSYRSPDGQQISLTYTADETGFHPVGSHLPTPPPIPEAILQSIEFNRRNPSSEGAYNGGAGSGGGRGSGSGSGFGGSGGGSGFGGSGGGSGNGFGGSGGGSGFGGSGGGSGFGGPGSGGAGGAAGYHY, encoded by the exons ATGTCTTCGGTGACG ATATCGTTGTTGTCAGTCGTGATAGCACTAGCTTCGTGTGGCAGACTCGAACCTCAATACTTACCACCACGGCCAGGAGGTGGCAATGCTGGTCTAGGTGGGCTTGGAGGCGCTGGTGGTGGCGGCGGTGGTGGAGGTAACAGCGGCCTCGGAGGTGGCAGCGGATTTGGCGGTGGTGGCGGTTTTGGAGGCGGAAGCGGATTTGGGGGCGGTTCGGGGTCCGGAGCTAATATTCCCATCCTCAGCTACACGAATGAAAACAACGGTGACGGTACTTATAGGTTCAG ctATGAGACTGGAAACGGTATATCAGCCCAAGAAAGCGGTGCTCCACGTGCCCCAGGTCCCGAAGGTCCAGCGGTGACTGCTGAAGGAGCCTTTTCCTATCGCTCTCCCGATGGCCAACAAATTTCCCTCACTTACACCGCCGATGAAACCGGATTCCATCCCGTCGGCTCACATCTTCCCACTCCACCCCCCATCCCTGAGGCCATCCTCCAATCCATTGAATTCAACAGACGCAATCCATCCTC TGAAGGAGCATATAATGGTGGAGCTGGTTCCGGTGGTGGCAGAGGATCTGGTAGTGGCAGCGGGTTTGGAGGATCTGGAGGTGGCAGCGGATTCGGAGGATCTGGAGGAGGCAGCGGTAACGGATTTGGAGGATCTGGAGGTGGAAGCGGATTCGGAGGATCTGGTGGAGGAAGTGGTTTCGGTGGACCGGGTTCAGGTGGCGCAGGAGGTGCTGCAGGTTATCACTATTAA
- the LOC116775133 gene encoding uncharacterized protein LOC116775133 isoform X2, producing the protein MLVPTCIIKLIELMLTIACLTLHHYSYDMTDIPTLMLCSGTYVGYVVVLSGEIVGEMIFAPLDLVQDMYFGMLGVGLFSVSGGLVLSSRTRTVAHPKTGDPNAAMLMGSLSVLNAFVLLFDLSLAYLDSEQFDEEASV; encoded by the exons atgttggtGCCAACatgcataataaaattaattgaattg ATGTTGACGATAGCCTGTCTAACGTTACACCACTACAGCTATGACATGACAGACATACCAACTTTAATGTTGTGTTCAGGCACCTACGTGGGCTATGTTGTTGTACTCTCGGGTGAAATTGTCG GAGAAATGATTTTCGCGCCGTTAGATCTAGTTCAGGATATGTATTTCGGGATGCTGGGTGTCGGATTGTTCTCTGTGAGCGGTGGTCTTGTACTGTCTTCGAGGACGAGAACTGTTGCTCATCCCAAGACTGGAGATCCTAACGCGGCCATGTTAATGGGCTCGCTGTCTGTGTTGAATGCATTCGTGCTGCTGTTTGATTTGAGCCTGGCGTATTTGGACAGCGAACAGTTTGATGAGGAAGCTAGCGTGTGA